One genomic window of Gallaecimonas sp. GXIMD4217 includes the following:
- a CDS encoding cupin domain-containing protein, producing MKNLFSALPTQLDEERFDELLKADHIRIERILSHGHSSPAEGWYDQDEHEWVLVLAGAGELEFEDGRRVRLERGDHLDIPAHSRHRVSWTEPDQTTIWLAVFYR from the coding sequence GTGAAGAACCTGTTTTCTGCGTTGCCAACGCAACTGGACGAAGAGCGCTTTGATGAACTCCTCAAGGCGGACCATATCCGCATCGAGCGGATCCTCTCCCACGGCCACAGCTCGCCCGCCGAAGGTTGGTACGACCAGGACGAGCATGAGTGGGTGCTGGTGCTGGCGGGGGCCGGCGAGCTGGAATTCGAAGATGGCCGCAGGGTGCGACTGGAACGGGGCGATCACCTCGACATCCCGGCCCACAGCAGGCACAGGGTCAGCTGGACCGAACCAGACCAAACCACCATCTGGCTGGCGGTGTTCTACCGCTAG
- the fos gene encoding fosfomycin resistance glutathione transferase, which produces MVTGLNHLTLQVRELDRSLDFYVTLLGMTPQVRWHGGAYLSAGPLWLCLSLGESRPSDDYSHIAFSVDAGNFEALAERLAANGIRHWQPNRSEGESLYILDPDGHKLEIHLGCLQSRLAALKEAPYPGLRWF; this is translated from the coding sequence ATGGTCACCGGCCTCAACCACCTCACCCTGCAGGTCCGGGAGCTGGACAGGTCGCTGGATTTCTACGTGACGCTGCTGGGCATGACGCCCCAGGTGCGCTGGCACGGGGGCGCCTACCTCAGCGCCGGCCCGCTCTGGCTGTGCCTGAGCCTGGGCGAGAGCCGCCCGAGCGACGACTACAGCCATATCGCCTTCAGTGTCGACGCCGGGAATTTCGAAGCCCTGGCCGAACGCCTGGCGGCGAACGGGATCCGGCACTGGCAGCCCAATCGCAGCGAGGGCGAGTCCCTCTACATACTGGATCCGGACGGCCACAAGCTGGAGATCCACCTGGGCTGCCTGCAAAGCCGCCTGGCGGCCCTGAAAGAAGCGCCTTATCCGGGCCTCCGCTGGTTTTAA